In Carassius carassius chromosome 2, fCarCar2.1, whole genome shotgun sequence, the DNA window TATGAATTATGAAATATTGGTAAATGTCCAAATTAATTTGCTCTCTTTGCTCCACAGAAGGATCAGTTTCTTCTGTATTCCCACTACATCCGGATGAGACCGGAGCCGGACGCTCTGCTCATCAGTCAGGCTTCTGACTTCTTCAGGGTGAGAAACCTatcattcactttcatttcatTGATTCATATTTCATCAGAGGACATGCAAGAGAGCTGCAGCTGTGTCCATATGACACGTTTCACAAAACAGAGTATGAAACAGGGCCTCAGTGCAGTCTACAGTATACCTACTTTTGTGCTGTTTCTTCAGGCATAGCAAATTTACTGCAAAAGCATGAAATTTGTGCCCCTACTgctttaaaaaagtagaagttcACTTACTTTTAAAATGAGTACCTAATACAGATATAATAaactttaaattttatttaatcgatctctctctctctctctctctctctctctctctctctccagtcgAAGCTGTCTTCCTCTCTTGTTCCTGCTCCTCCGTTTCCTCAGTGTCTCTCTACTCCCGTTCAGAGACTGGAGCAGTACTGCCAGACACTTGAGGAACTGGGCGGGCTCAATCCCACATCTGACTCCGCCCTCTCCATCCTAAAACACGCCCAGAGGCACGGAGAGGATCTGCGAGCCAGTGATCTCATCACAGGGTGTCCGGTATGAACCCAAACACCACGTTCACTCACAGAAGCACAGTCTACTGTGTGTCTTTGTGAGGTCACATGACCACTGCACTGCTGCCACCTGGTggtcaaaaaaaaagaacaccttGAGCTTTTTGCAAATTAAAGGGTTAAGCGCAGCATATCTCAACAACATAATACTTTTAACTATCataaaatcaaataacatttttccAAACTGTTGGTCTGTAATTATATAACTCTCACTGCATGGACAAAAACAATtgaagcattcttcaaaatatagtgttcctgtaaagtattttttaattgctagctaaaactattcaaaataatatataatatatatatatatatatatatatatatatatatatattgatgccttcagtgtgactctacaattttcatagtcatgaaaataaagaaaactctttgaatgagaaggtgtgtccaaacttttggtctgtactgtatatatatatatatatatatatatatatataaaactatgctAAATTCTATAAAAAGCTAATTCAAGATATTAATCTAATAAGTATGTAAATAATCATATATTTAAGCTGCCCCTGTAGCTCTAAATGGTGCCAAAAACACCTTGATTGCAGATTTTTCATTTCTAACACATATACCGGCAAAAATGTGCCTTGGATAAAAGTGCTTTCCAAATGCATAAATTCAAATGCACAAATAACTGTGTGTGAAATCACTGTTTTAATAATGTGCTACACATACACATCTGTTAATGTCTCATAAAGTGTGGTTTCAGCCTACAGTTGTTCTTGATATTATTATATCATAACTAATAATTAACTGTATGTAGATGTTTACACAATGCtcttctctgtctgtgtgtgtgtgtgtctctctgtgtgtgtgtgtgtgtgtcagatcccCGTGGCGGAGCGTGGAGACCTGGTGCGTCAGGGTGAGCTGTGTGTTTGCGGTGGAGGCCGACGGAAGAAAACGGGAATCAGAAACGTCTTCCTCTATCAGAACTATCTCATCTTCACCAAACACAAAACACCCAACCCAGGATGCAGTGTGTACAGCTTCAAACACAGCAttaaggtacacacacacacacaaaactgacaACTGAGACAAAAACCTTAAAGGTGATTCATTTGTTGCACTGTCTGACCTGTGAGATTAATTCTACTGAAGATTCACTAGCAGTCTACTTCAAATTAAAGTAAAGGCCACATAAGAGTTGaagagagacactttcatgactatgtttcaagtcaagtctgttttattgtcagttcttccacatgtacagaacatacatacagagaattgaaattgcgttagtCACAGACCCTCGGTGattacagataacactaacagtagagcattagatacagataaaatataaagtactattatacaaatatacaaatagatCATGTAAAAAGAATGATAAGTAAAGCAGACACGATGAAGACGTACAAAAATACAGCGACTCacgacaaaaaacacgaaaacactgtTCTGACGGGAGAGAGAGAAGACGCCATCTTTTAACACATCCTAACACGCTTAAGTAGACTTTTAAAAATTGTACTTTGTAACAATGTTAAATGAagtgttttactttaaagtacattataaatcatgttttaatattCTTTGTCGTGCTTtaaagaaaacacttattttgatgtgttgactaacatactaataCTAAAGTGTAAAGTTCctcattatcattttaaatgcatcaatacaaatatgtaattacaaatatatttcaatacatGGCATAGAAGATTAAATAGAAATCACATTAAAGTAGGTTtaagtttatcataaatgctttcagtacattcagcagcacTTTAACCATATTACAAAAAATAGAAGTAATGATGAAATtgcatataaatatgtattaagtCATACTTAAGTGGGTCAGTTCATTTAACCCTTTAGGCtccagaggttttttcctaaaacgttagattttgacatcttaatttcaaaaggctGTATCTTAAAAGTGATAAAAGATGGAGACTTTCtgtaaattatagaaatattaaggatgacccaaaGTTAATGTAGTTAttacattttcccatctaatttgcatattaagaCGTCATAtggtggcggccatcttggattatagaattttcatgaaaagtcacatgtttaaatgataaaatgcagcacttctttccccccaaaatgtccctcaccttctgtgtgctatattgcacaatactgaatgctcaggtaaatagtaagtagtaaacaaactgtgtaaatcaatactaataaatggtagaaacaaaccgaatgcatgtagcggTTGGCCTTTTGCTGTAGAggttttcaatttactacatgcagcaggcactctgattccatgtatggggcacatatatattattcatatgacacacaaacacaagtagacaagacctgtttagttcaaaagctcaCTCGCCACGGTAAGGCACAGATCACGAGTGAGATGATGAGACAAGACGAGAGACAATGttagtattttttttgtcttgtgatttTTGTTGGTTTTTGGGACAAAAAAGAACACATATTGTACACTACTAAATGGGCAGGGAAATATATAGTAAATCAACCGTGTAAATCCTTCCTAATCAAtggcagaataaaataaaaataaattcaacctataataaattttcatttattgCCATTAACTGCAAACAAAAATTACACTCAGTTCACACTTGAGTATATTATTTTTGACACTGGCATCTCAGTTTGATTATGTGGATTTTTGTGCATGAATATGTGGGAAACAGTATTGTGTAGAATGTATTCGGGGTTCACACTGACAGTGCACATGACACTTACTGAAAACAGTGCATGAGTGTGTGCCGCCTGTGTCTCATCAGACGGGGGAGATGGGTCTCACTCAGAGCGTGGGCGAGGACGGTCTGAGGTTCGAGGTGTGGGTGAGACAGGCGTCCCGCACCAGAGACTGTCTCACTCTCCAGGCCTCCAGCGTGAAGGAGAGAGGAACCTGGACCCACGACATCGCACAGCTGCTCTGGACTCACGCCATCCACAACACAGGTCAggactgacctctgacctcacacCTTTACCACACTCTGTGACTCTTTCTCTGTTGATTATTGTCTTTAGAGGcaatattgaataaaatataactatatttaTCACTGACTTTTCGATGCGTTCTGCATGTGAAAAAGAATTACACTTAAGCATACTTTTTAAAAGAGGACTTAACATACTTTAAAAGAAGTTCAAACTGTATACAATGCTTTCCGCCAATTCATTGCATGTTAATTGCCACAGAATcacttgtagttttttttttctttttgtaaatgcCCTTAACTAAATTgtaaaagtttttgacccaatgAGGAGGACTTAAgtgcatctttatatgtaatcttgtaattctgttttctttcaaatatgtttaaaatgtgctgctaaatgtactgacaagcatttgtgatagactaaaatatattttaatgtaatttcaatTGGAACTTGTTTGTATATTTGTAAAACCACATTTGAGAGGATAAAGTTACAAAtgcattaactttaaatgtaatgtgGAGTAACACAGTTGAATTAAAATGACAATCAAGTAGTTCACATGTGCTTTAGGATGTTAGTCAACATAtcgaaataaaactttaaaacacaacaaaatattattaaaacatgatttaaaatgtaaagtaaaacttttaatttgacattatcaCAAAGTTtacttaaaagtgtacttaagtttttaaagaaacagtcatgaaatGGTCTCTCTTTAAGTGATTTATCTGgattttcaaaaatccattagTTAAATACTTCAAAGTTATGTTTAATTAAGTGCCTGCCCATCCTCCCTAATTAATGAGCTCTTAAATATAAATACTTAGCCGTTACTGACCCAGTTATTTACGTCTAATTAAGACAACACTAAAGGCAGTTTAATTAGACatcttctgtctgtttgtcttctGCAGGATCTTGTCTTGGGAAATGACCAATTTGTGATTAACAATTAATTCATAATGGAAATGAATCCATGTCAGTCATTGATTTGCCTTTGcacttttgtcttttatttatgcAAATGAGACTTTTTAAATGACACTCATTACTCCCCATGTTATTGTGTTTTGTTAATTAACCGTCATGTTCCTGGTGTTTCTATACTGTGGACTCTCAAAACACATGAGATCAATCACAAGTCATCTATTGTAAAGAAAAATTGCCagcattttgtttatttgagCTTGTAGCAGGACTGACTTCATACATTCACTCAAAAAACACCAAAACACCAGCTGATTTAAACACAGAGATAGTATTGGGGCCAGGTTAACTGAAtgaagtgtgtgtttgcgtgtgtgtgtgtgtgtgtgtgtgtgtgtgtgtgtgtgtgtgtgtgtagagctgtGTCTGAAGGAGTCTCTGTGTATGGGAGTCTCCAGTAAGCTGCTGCTGGATGTGACGGGAGCTCAACTTGCAGACCTGGACTCCAGCTTCAGCCTGAAcgacagaggtacacacacacacacacacacacacacacacacacacacacacgtccacaAACACATAACCTCCTGTTCTTCTTCACTGCATGTAATACTCAGTGGTATCCACCAGATGTCATTTTATCCCTCATAACATGAGTGTTCAAGGGGGAATTTCATTGTCTAAAAataggtgtgtatatatatatatgtatgtatatgtatgtatgtatatcctGTATAGGCTTATTTGTGGGTGcattagaaattatatataaattatttttggatGTGTTAAAAGTTTTTCCCCAAATTTTCATTATTGGCCTNNNNNNNNNNNNNNNNNNNNNNNNNNNNNNNNNNNNNNNNNNNNNNNNNNNNNNNNNNNNNNNNNNNNNNNNNNNNNNNNNNNNNNNNNNNNNNNNNNNNNNNNNNNNNNNNNNNNNNNNNNNNNNNNNNNNNNNNNNNNNNNNNNNNNNNNNNNNNNNNNNNNNNNNNNNNNNNNNNNNNNNNNNNNNNNNNNNNNNNNGGGGGGATTaagagaaagaaagcaagaaagaaagacaaggggggggggggcagtatgATTGATATAGTGTGATACCGTTGTGAGTCACAGCTGAGCTAAAATGACAACTGGCTCAGTTAGCCACCATTTCATCCAAGTCTTATGTCACAGATAAAcatactttcacacacacacacacacacacacgcacacacattaatgcacaaataaacacTTGATTGTTTACATGAACCCATACTCAGAAACAGACATACAGTTCAGTCTGTTCACAGAGGTAAATactgaaaagaaagagaaaaaacaccCACACAAACATAAGCATAGTGACACATATCCAGGCATACAGACGCCCTCACAGATGTTTAGCAGATTGTCTTTCTGTAATCATCAATGAAATTCATTTTCTCTTATTTATGAAATAAGcaggtgtttctctctctctctctctctctctatatatatatatatatatatatatatatatatatatatatatctttctttctttttaaattgtGTCTGGGACTGTCTCCTGCAGACTTATgcaatgtatgcatgtgtgactTTATGTAATTATTCACTTCTGTCAGTGCattgtgtgttagtgtgagcgAGTTGCTTAGGTAATGAGGGATTGATGGGGTGAGAGAAGTTGTATCTGTGTGTATGGATTTTAaggtgtatgtatgtatttttgttcTGATTTAAGCAGCTACTGTAAGTGTATCTGCAGGAAGGGTGTGTGGGGAAGTCCAAACATCTCACGCCCATCCTGTTTGGGACAGTCCATGTCCTGCTCTGCCCTTAGACCCGTACACAGGAACAAATGTGTGTACactaatttttttattctgtgttgtACTTGACAGGAGACTGTTGGAGGAGGTCAGGCAGATTGCCACAATCAGAATGCACCCTCTTTAATTCAAGGAAGTGAAGCATGGCATAGACACATCAACAGTgagtgatctatctatctatctatctatctatctatctatctagatctAATCCCAATTGTCTATCTTTTCTCGCTCAGAGTATGGAATCCCCACCAGAGATTATGCTGGCTCTTTCATGTGAGCCTCCATTGTCTCCTTCCTCTATGCCGTCTCTGGACCACAGTCCCCAATTCCTACCCCAAAGTCCTCAATCTACTCCTTTTAGCCCTCAAACTGAACTCTATGCTCCAGTATCACCATGCCCCCTTCCAGAGGCCAGCCTccaagatgaggaggaggatgaggagctgTCAACGCCCCCATCACCCACCCCAGCGGTGGCGCTGTTTCCTAGTGAATTGGAGCTTGGCAGTCCTTCATCAGACACCAGTCCTTCAGCAACACCATTAGCACCTTTTCCGGGTTTTGGAGTTCTGGAACAGGCAATCTCCTCTGGTCAAAGTACCACCTGTGATGATGAGTTGGATCTTCAGCTTTTTAACAATGATGGCATGGCTTTCCCTGGAGGGACAAGCTCTGGGCCTGGCCTAAGGTTCCCATGCCATGTGTGTGGAAAGAGGTTCCGCTTCCAGAGTATTTTGTCTCTGCATGCTCGGGCACACAGTTTAGACAGGGAGCGTCGAGCTTCAGCTCCCTACCTGACCACACATGCCAAACTGCAGCAGAACCATGTGGGCGACAGTGTAATCCAGACTCTCAACAACAGAGAGCTTGGGCTGAAACAGAGTCCATTATCTGGGTCATTACAAAAGAGTATAGATGAAGACATGGTTCCAGAGGAACCTCTTCAAACTGCAAGCAGCCCTCAGTTCCTTTTTGAAGAAAACACTGCCCTGACTCCACCTCTAACAGAGGAAGCACCAATCTCaacctccttctctccactcagCCAAGCCCACTTGGAAGACAACACCCTCTCCACAGCTGCTTCTGCCTTCCGGTGTCATGCCTGTAAGGGTAAGTTCCGTACAGCTTCAGAGTTGGCTCGTCATGTGCGGATCCTCCACAACCCCTACAAATGTACAATGTGTCCCTTCTCAGCCAGTCAGGAGGAAAGACTGGCTGCCCATCTGCAGGAGAGCCACCCACCTGAGGATCCTGCCACTGAAACGGTTTTCCCTTCTCCCCCTATAACAACACCAACAGAGACTCCTCCCTCACAAATTCCAGTTGTTCCAGCTTTCCGATGCGAGACGTGCGGGCAGCGTTTTACTCAGTCCTGGTTTTTGAAGGGGCACATGCGGAAGCACAAGGACTCATTGGATCACAAGTGCCAGGTGTGTGGTCGTGGCTTCAAGGAACCTTGGTTTCTAAAGAACCATATGAAGGTGCATCTCAACAAGCTGGGCCTCAAAGCTGGATTGGGAAATCTGGGGCCAGCTGGAAATGAGCAATCGAAAGGTCCTGCAAGCACACAAGTGTTGGGGGCCCTGTATACTAATTTGCTCTTGGCTCGCAGTATGACCAGTGGTGGTGGTTCAGGAAGTCGCACCGAGAGGTCAGATGCCAGTGCAGGCTCAAGCAAATCCTCTATATTGGGTTATTTGGGCTTACCCAAAGACAACAGCAATGGAAGTTGCATGGAGCGCCTGCAGGCAGTGGCACAGGTTGCAGAAATGGGTAATGGTGGAGGACGGGGAGGTAACACAGCAGACGGAGAGGACAAGGCAGCCATGTGGCAGCTGGTTGCTCGCAGTCTGGTAGCAGCACAGCACAACCAACAGCAGCAGCGATCTCCTTCGCACCATCAGCTTCCTTCCTCACGAGGCACAGTTGCTGGGGAAGCCAAACAGTTGAGGGCCTACCTAGGTGGAATGGGTTCTAGAGAGGAGCTAGAGGGATCTAGTCAACCTTGGGAGTGTCCAGATTGCGGCAAGCTGTTCAGAAGCCTTCAGCAGGTGGTTGCTCATTCCCGTGTTCATGTCCAGAAACCACAGAAAGGTCAAAGTGCCAGAGCGGGCATGTCCAGAGATGAGGACATTATAAACAGTGTGAGTGGAGCTCAGGCAACAGGCGGAgtaggaggaggacaaagaactAGTGAAAATGAAGGAAGGCAGGAGGAAAAGCAATTACCATCAGGTGTTGGGACAGCTGGGAGCTTCCATTCTGTCATATCACATCTTTCTGGTAAGGATCAACCAGCATAATCGAAAACAGCTGACTTTATCAGTACTATATATCTTATCTGTTACAATCCTTTCATACTCTATGCTATTACAATGCAGGACAcagattgtttatatatatatatatatatatatatatatatatatatatatatatatatatatatatatatatatatatatatatatattcactgatATTAGTTTTGGAACATTTCCTCCCTGTTTTTCAGGAAGGCACGATTGTTCTTAGAAACAGTGTAGGCTCAGATTATATTTCAAAGCAAttgcttttattcattatatgCTATCTCATCTCAAGGTCAGAATGGTCTAAGGGGGTCATCCTCTTCCACTTCATCTTCAAGAGAGCGTGTTCGAGGAACAGGGATAAAGGATTGCCCCTACTGTGGTAAAGCCTTCCGGTCTTCCCATCACCTTAAAGTGCACCTCCGTGTACACACAGGTAAGACCAACATGAATAGTGGAAATGTGATTCTCAACCTAATGCCATGTGCTCACCAGAGTGTACACAGCCGGGTCCCACGAGCCatttggaaaaattatatttcagtaaacCTATAAGATTTATAATATTAGATTACATAATCTAcagtaacattattttaaattgatccTACTGTATAACAATGGTAGTAAAAAGGTGCATAATCCTACATATTCCTAATTTTAGTTTGATATGTTTTGTGCATTACACTTgtagtatatactgtatagacaaCAAGCTCAGATCCgaaaataccttttttatttaatgttcaaATCTTTAGCACTTAGTTATTTTATTCTAATTGGATGTCTTATATTATGTCTCCATTTAGATTAAGCATTTTTTTCTACAGAAATCTCACAGAATTCTATACCTCTGCACGATCATTTCCCCGATTTAGCTCGATTGAAACCATTTGCTATCAGGTTCACCCACAAAATGtcttctaccaaaaaaaaaaaggcagtgcTTTCACGCTTGATGAGAGATGGAATGTCCTAATTTAACAGTAATGCACTGGGGACTACACCTGATGTTGCATATGATGACAGGCACTGCCATCTATCTAGTACTGTGTGTAATTGCATATAGTCATTCCACACAAACAATTACTTACTTGTTTACCACAACAGGCTCCATTATGAAGCATTGCTATTATTAACCAAATTTCTGttattaaaatcacattttagtTTACAATCGACTTAACAAGAGTGCTTTATTCCTGGTTTTAGGTGAGAGACCATACAAATGCCCACACTGTGATTATGCTGGCACCCAGTCTGGCTCTCTCAAGTACCACCTTCAGCGTCATCATCGTGAGCAAAGGAATGCTATGGCAACCACCACAAATTCCCCATCACCGAGCCTCCCCTCTCTGACTGGCTGTCCTCATGAAGGGGTGAAAAAGCGCCGTCATCCCTCCATGTCTCAGTCTTCTTTTGGGAGGGTTCCTGGAGAGGCTCCTTCTTCAAGGCACAGTCAGTCATGGGCTGCAAGCCTGCCAGAGAAGAAGGAGGGCACTGCTGCATCTGGACATCACAGAGAGGGAGATGTGGAGAGTCAGTATCTCAGTCTTTCGGGGATGATGGGTACACTATTTGCCGGCGGTCTAGAACCAAGTTGGATTGGAGAAGTGCCACCTCCAAAAATGCCCAAAGTGTCTCGACGGAAACCCCTTACTACAAGCCGCATGATGTCAGCAAATGGTTACCAGGGCGGGATGCAGTCCAGTGGGTCCCAGGAAGGAAGCTTTGAACCTCTGGACCTTTCCCGCCGCCCTTTACAAGATGAAGGGGGAGTGAGTAGCTCTGTCGGTGGACCATCAGGTGTCTTTAAAGGAGGGAATGACATCCTCAGTCAATGTGTCTTCTGTCCCTTCCGGACCTCTTCTGTTGAGCTTATGGCCATGCACCTTCAGGTTAATCACACCAGCAAGTCTCGTCGCAAGAGAGGAGCCTCTCTCTCATCCACCAATCATTCTACAAGGCTAACTTTGGCCGGTTCAGACCGCGATTCCCTGGCTCTGTGGAAGTTCCTCGGTGCAGAGGATGGAGTAGCATCCCCTGAGAATTGGGTTTTGTCAAAGGCAAGAGCTGAGAATGGAGTTAGCCCAGAGAACCGGGACACAGAGGACAGTTTTGAACTGAACTCTGGAACTGTGGGAAGCGTCGGTGAGAAGGGACTTAAAATGAGAGAGGAGctggatgaggaagatgaggaagtcgatgaggaggaggatgacctGGAAGGAAATGGCTATTTTGGAAGTGTACCCCAGAGTCAGAGCAGAAGGGCTAGGTCTGTTTCATCAGACCTCGCTGCTGAGGATCTGCCCAAGGAGGAGGAAGGCGTCTTGGGGAAATAACATCAGACAAGAACCCTGGATGAGTTTGGACATAGCAGCAGGAGACAAACATTTGGGAAATACAGTTGTCCAGGGTCCCTCATATTATTCAAACCAAGGGCAGACCAGTCGCTATGCTAACATACTGTACAGTGTCAAATAACCtgcaaaattatttaaatcagaCATTCCCCTTAATATATTCCCCGAGCCCTCCTTGGTTAGTGATCGATTACCTCTACACAGACACAGAGATATCCAGTATTGTATGCTAGTCCAAGCCTGTCTCGGGGCCTTCTTGAACACTGTTCTCCTGTTCCTGTCTTCTTGTCAGTGAACGCAATTCATGCCAAGTTGTATATTATTAACAATTTCCTTGCTCCTGTGAATCTTGCTTTCATCTCATCGAGGACCTGGAATGTCAATCTGGGAAGCCGGAAAAGCAAAAAAGAGACACTGCTCTTAATCGCTACGATATACAGTATTAATGCTGCGAGAGACGGACATCCTACTTCCACGTGAACTTGATCTGACTGCACGTCTTCAGCAACATAAGGAGTGGGCACACTTCTTACCATGCACCTGCCAGACTCTGAACAGAATGCTGTGATAACTGAACGGTACTTGTGAATCACCTCTAACAGAACAGGACAGAGTAAAGAGTATATTACCAGATATCCACACACTGCCAGTCTGCTCAGACGGGTCTTCTTCAGATATTATATCAAACAGAGATTCTGCCTCTTCTATATGCTATTTCTTTCAGTGCCTGTTGATGTAAAAGGTTTTTTAGCTGATTCAGTAACACAGGAATATAGTTACagtgaatatatacagtatatatgtgtagTTGTGCTAGAGCGTTCTGTGACAATATGGTGGCAGTTTGTGTGACTATGTCAGCTGTGAATGAAACAATGAATGAGCCCAGAGCACCACATGTGGGAACAGCTGGCCATTTGACAAGGGCCCCAAGGAAGTGTTTACATTACAGACACCAACAGGATTTCCGTGTGGAATCCAGACCACTGTTACTTTGGAAATATTTCAAATTTCAGGGTTCAAAATTTATCACAATCTAGAAAATGGAGGCTCTGCAATATATCCTAAATATTCCTGTGATATCTCAGATTCTCAAACCACCCGAGAGAGGGAGGAAAGCGGGTCTCTAAACAttcaaaaaacgttttttttttttttttaaacatcaaaaactggaaaaataagtaaataaataaataacacacactAACAAATTCAGACATCCCAGTAGAACATGTAGCTTTTGTAAAGATAAGAGATCACAAAAGAGGacaaaaaatatgttgttttcctTTTAAGAAGTGTTAATGGAAACAGATATGGGTATaagttttataataattataaaataagactccttcagaatgtttttagagcACTGTGCAAAGTTTATTTTCCCCCAAACTcacttttgttttgtctttaaaTGCAGACcaaactttaatatttttttttccacaaaccatttatttttcataatgctCCAGATTCAATTCACGTTCCCTTAAACTGTGTTTTTACATATCTATAAATCAACAAATCAATCA includes these proteins:
- the LOC132111402 gene encoding zinc finger protein 219-like, coding for MESPPEIMLALSCEPPLSPSSMPSLDHSPQFLPQSPQSTPFSPQTELYAPVSPCPLPEASLQDEEEDEELSTPPSPTPAVALFPSELELGSPSSDTSPSATPLAPFPGFGVLEQAISSGQSTTCDDELDLQLFNNDGMAFPGGTSSGPGLRFPCHVCGKRFRFQSILSLHARAHSLDRERRASAPYLTTHAKLQQNHVGDSVIQTLNNRELGLKQSPLSGSLQKSIDEDMVPEEPLQTASSPQFLFEENTALTPPLTEEAPISTSFSPLSQAHLEDNTLSTAASAFRCHACKGKFRTASELARHVRILHNPYKCTMCPFSASQEERLAAHLQESHPPEDPATETVFPSPPITTPTETPPSQIPVVPAFRCETCGQRFTQSWFLKGHMRKHKDSLDHKCQVCGRGFKEPWFLKNHMKVHLNKLGLKAGLGNLGPAGNEQSKGPASTQVLGALYTNLLLARSMTSGGGSGSRTERSDASAGSSKSSILGYLGLPKDNSNGSCMERLQAVAQVAEMGNGGGRGGNTADGEDKAAMWQLVARSLVAAQHNQQQQRSPSHHQLPSSRGTVAGEAKQLRAYLGGMGSREELEGSSQPWECPDCGKLFRSLQQVVAHSRVHVQKPQKGQSARAGMSRDEDIINSVSGAQATGGVGGGQRTSENEGRQEEKQLPSGVGTAGSFHSVISHLSGQNGLRGSSSSTSSSRERVRGTGIKDCPYCGKAFRSSHHLKVHLRVHTGERPYKCPHCDYAGTQSGSLKYHLQRHHREQRNAMATTTNSPSPSLPSLTGCPHEGVKKRRHPSMSQSSFGRVPGEAPSSRHSQSWAASLPEKKEGTAASGHHREGDVESQYLSLSGMMGTLFAGGLEPSWIGEVPPPKMPKVSRRKPLTTSRMMSANGYQGGMQSSGSQEGSFEPLDLSRRPLQDEGGVSSSVGGPSGVFKGGNDILSQCVFCPFRTSSVELMAMHLQVNHTSKSRRKRGASLSSTNHSTRLTLAGSDRDSLALWKFLGAEDGVASPENWVLSKARAENGVSPENRDTEDSFELNSGTVGSVGEKGLKMREELDEEDEEVDEEEDDLEGNGYFGSVPQSQSRRARSVSSDLAAEDLPKEEEGVLGK